One stretch of Prunus persica cultivar Lovell chromosome G1, Prunus_persica_NCBIv2, whole genome shotgun sequence DNA includes these proteins:
- the LOC109946413 gene encoding probable WRKY transcription factor 50 → MISTCSLVTKLCVKKAFTTFLVAKLMSNSNNFRAQESPENDFSEQSNFEFSEYLMIGEWLDEDHPTSMALETVQNSGYQANEVDESRGSSSQLGGSNSRENESGSVQERQEVRERVAFKTKSEVEILDDGFKWRKYGKKMVKNSPNPRNYYKCSVEGCPVKKRVERDRDDPGFVITTYEGVHNHLSL, encoded by the exons ATGATATCAACATGCAGTTTGGTCACAAAGTTATGTGTTAAAAAGGCATTCACCACATTTTTAGTAGCTAAATTGATGTCTAACAGCAACAACTTTAGAGCACAAGAGTCACCTGAGAATGACTTTTCCGAGCAGTCCAATTTCGAGTTTTCCGAGTACTTGATGATTGGTGAGTGGCTAGATGAAGATCATCCGACTTCCATGGCTTTGGAGACCGTCCAGAATTCGGGGTATCAAGCAAATGAAGTTGATGAGTCTCGTGGAAGTAGCAGCCAACTTGGAGGGTCTAATAGCA GAGAGAATGAAAGCGGCAGCGTACAGGAGAGGCAGGAAGTTAGAGAAAGAGTtgcattcaaaacaaaatcagaggTTGAAATATTGGATGATGGTTTCAAATGGAGGAAGTATGGTAAAAAGATGGTGAAGAACAGCCCAAATCCAAG GAATTACTACAAGTGTTCAGTTGAAGGCTGCCCTGTGAAAAAGAGAGTAGAAAGAGATAGAGATGATCCAGGGTTTGTAATTACAACGTATGAGGGCGTTCATAACCATCTGAGCCTCTAA